GAATCAGGATTATTTGTGGGAGTCGCCATCCAAATTTTTCTGTTACGCATACCAGAATTTATCGTTTTGGCATTTCCCATGTCTCTCCTTCTTGCCACCCTCATCGCCTACAGTCGCCTTTCTGGAGATAGCGAAATTATCGCCCTTAGAAGTGTTGGAGTAAGCCTTTTTCGCCTAGTAATTCCCGCTTTAGTTTTAAGTCTTTCTATCACAGGAATTACATTTTTTATCAACGATGTAGTCACCCCCTCTAGCAACAGACAAGCTACCATCACCCTACAAACCGCCCTCAATCAAGTTCAACCACAATTAAGCCAAAGAAATATTTTATATCCCGAATATGCCGACATCGTCAAAAGCGATGGTTCCGTTAATTATGGTTTAGCAAGATTGTTTTATGCCGAAGAATTTAACGGTAATCAAATGAAATACCTTACCATTCTTGACTTTTCAAGGGATGGCATCAATCAAGTGTTAACCGCAGAAACAGCACAATGGAATATTCGTGATAATATTTGGGACTTTTTTAACGGTACAATCTACATTGTTGCCACCGATGGTAGTTCCAGAAACGTTGTTCGTTTTGAACATCAACAACTAACCCTCCCCCGAGCGCCCCTAGACTTTGCCAATCGTCCCCTAAGTTACCAAGAAATGAGCATAAGTCAAGCCCAAG
The sequence above is a segment of the Cyanobacterium stanieri LEGE 03274 genome. Coding sequences within it:
- a CDS encoding LptF/LptG family permease; the encoded protein is MEDKSTNTPIKFHVSLMDKYILGELITPFLFGIGLFTALGISIGTLFELIRRVTESGLFVGVAIQIFLLRIPEFIVLAFPMSLLLATLIAYSRLSGDSEIIALRSVGVSLFRLVIPALVLSLSITGITFFINDVVTPSSNRQATITLQTALNQVQPQLSQRNILYPEYADIVKSDGSVNYGLARLFYAEEFNGNQMKYLTILDFSRDGINQVLTAETAQWNIRDNIWDFFNGTIYIVATDGSSRNVVRFEHQQLTLPRAPLDFANRPLSYQEMSISQAQEYLETAKLEGNRNEARTLAVKIQSKIALPFVCVVFAIMGSALGIRPQNTGKAKSFGICIAIILAYYILSFMGESLAISGILNPFMGAWLGNIIGFTLGSWLLYINIK